A stretch of the Candidatus Bandiella numerosa genome encodes the following:
- a CDS encoding N-acetylmuramoyl-L-alanine amidase: MYHKNTINTKYSNYSLRKPGIEVDTIVIHYTQLGFKESHKVLTQSGKVSSHFLINEKGDVHQLVPLDYKAWHAGISCWRGKTDINQNSIGIEIVNWGMELKFLKDNVRVVKVQKFRNAQYFALAKLIDKIRKIYPKITDKNIIGHSDITAKTLRKIDPGVAFDWRFLNILGHGIYHEIEVERDNNEVIYKLGDKGENIKILQTRLRKLGYEVETNEIFDRYLANTIFAFKLHYLQHSIKQNSLIGYGKCYKYLNDLIIKLSK; encoded by the coding sequence ATGTATCATAAAAATACAATTAATACAAAATATTCAAATTATTCATTGAGAAAGCCTGGAATTGAAGTGGATACAATCGTCATTCACTATACACAGTTGGGTTTTAAAGAGTCCCATAAGGTTCTGACTCAATCTGGTAAGGTTAGTAGTCATTTTTTAATTAATGAAAAAGGTGATGTGCATCAATTAGTTCCTTTGGACTATAAAGCATGGCATGCTGGCATTAGTTGTTGGAGAGGTAAGACTGACATTAACCAAAATTCCATAGGGATTGAAATTGTCAATTGGGGTATGGAGCTAAAATTTTTAAAAGATAACGTACGAGTGGTGAAGGTGCAAAAATTCCGTAACGCTCAATATTTTGCTTTAGCAAAACTCATAGATAAAATAAGAAAAATTTATCCTAAAATTACTGATAAAAATATCATTGGTCACAGTGACATTACAGCCAAAACATTAAGGAAAATTGATCCAGGTGTTGCGTTTGATTGGAGATTTTTAAATATACTTGGTCATGGTATATATCATGAAATAGAAGTGGAGAGAGATAATAATGAAGTGATATATAAATTAGGAGATAAAGGTGAAAATATCAAAATTTTACAAACAAGATTACGAAAACTTGGTTATGAGGTGGAGACTAATGAAATTTTTGATAGATATCTCGCAAATACAATATTTGCGTTTAAATTGCATTACCTTCAACACAGCATAAAACAAAATAGCCTGATTGGATATGGAAAATGTTACAAGTACCTTAACGATCTAATTATTAAACTAAGCAAATAA
- a CDS encoding MFS transporter, translating into MSANNSKPTRYQKEAIGLLSIGTFLEYFDFMLYVHMAVLLNDLFFPKTDPLTAKLLGAFALSVTFFFRPVGAIVIGKIGDFIGRKNTIIITTFIMGLSCFIMANMSTYAEIGITASIGVIMCRILQSFSSLGEIVGAQLYVSEILKRPNKFMASGIIEVSANIGGLVALLIALFSTYFALNWRLAFWFGLVVSVVGLVARTRLRETPEFADYKTRMKIKNQISDCKYEDNNLLQKEKIDKKLALAYFVFSSMIPLCFYITYIYMGDVMKKYLEMSFDTIVMQNLKVTILSILGTIVSILLMKKTHPIKILRSSLLIFLIFLPFIPYTLNNLLNIYTLTLIQVVMFLPAIAVFGMEICCFVYIPINKRFSYFALLFGLSGALSFTLFSFFLVYIENYVGFYSIWIIYAVMIYGAFLSIKYLKKLEIKTGRYHNYPNEDLPHEDTEIKEEDYEYDLGDDHNPFKSGSKYQSELLDKLKIIGEQEGRQLNII; encoded by the coding sequence ATGTCAGCTAATAATAGCAAACCTACAAGATATCAAAAAGAGGCGATTGGTTTACTATCAATAGGTACTTTTCTAGAGTACTTTGACTTTATGCTATATGTTCACATGGCGGTTCTGCTTAATGATTTGTTTTTTCCAAAAACTGATCCTTTAACTGCAAAGCTGTTAGGTGCTTTTGCATTATCGGTAACTTTTTTTTTTAGACCAGTTGGGGCAATAGTAATTGGAAAAATTGGAGATTTTATAGGAAGAAAGAATACTATAATCATTACAACATTTATAATGGGCTTATCTTGTTTTATTATGGCAAATATGAGTACTTATGCAGAGATTGGTATAACTGCTAGTATTGGAGTTATCATGTGTAGGATTTTACAAAGTTTTTCATCCCTGGGTGAGATTGTAGGTGCTCAACTCTATGTTTCAGAAATCTTAAAAAGGCCAAATAAGTTTATGGCTAGTGGTATAATAGAGGTTAGTGCAAATATTGGTGGTTTAGTAGCTTTGCTCATAGCTTTATTCTCAACATACTTTGCTTTAAATTGGAGATTGGCTTTTTGGTTTGGGCTTGTTGTTTCTGTTGTTGGACTTGTTGCAAGAACGAGACTCAGAGAAACCCCAGAATTTGCTGATTATAAAACTAGAATGAAGATTAAAAATCAAATCAGTGACTGTAAATATGAAGATAATAATCTCCTACAAAAAGAAAAGATAGATAAAAAATTAGCGTTAGCCTATTTTGTATTTTCTTCTATGATTCCACTTTGCTTTTACATTACGTACATATATATGGGCGATGTAATGAAAAAATATTTGGAAATGAGCTTTGACACAATAGTTATGCAAAATTTAAAAGTCACTATTTTATCAATATTAGGAACTATAGTTTCAATATTGTTGATGAAAAAAACTCATCCAATTAAGATATTACGTTCTTCATTGTTGATTTTTCTTATTTTCCTTCCATTCATTCCTTATACATTAAATAATTTATTGAATATTTATACATTAACTTTAATACAAGTTGTTATGTTCCTTCCAGCTATAGCAGTTTTTGGAATGGAAATTTGTTGTTTTGTGTATATACCAATTAACAAGCGTTTTTCATATTTTGCTTTGTTGTTTGGGTTATCTGGAGCATTATCTTTTACCTTGTTTAGTTTTTTCTTAGTATATATAGAAAATTATGTTGGTTTTTATTCTATTTGGATAATATATGCTGTGATGATTTATGGAGCATTTTTAAGTATAAAATATCTTAAAAAGCTAGAAATTAAAACAGGTAGATATCACAATTACCCAAATGAGGACTTACCACATGAAGATACAGAAATAAAAGAGGAAGATTATGAGTATGATTTAGGTGATGATCATAACCCTTTTAAAAGTGGTTCAAAATATCAATCAGAGTTATTAGATAAATTAAAAATAATTGGTGAACAAGAAGGTAGGCAATTAAATATAATATAG
- a CDS encoding MFS transporter: MANTKLTKKQKEAVGLLLIGTFLEYFDLMLYIHLSVLLNELFFPKTDPLTTKLLIATTFCLTYCLRPIGGFIIGRIGDTMGRKFTIIISTFIMACSCILIAITPTYEEIGITATIIMIVCRMLQGVSSMGEIVGVQLYIAEMLKQPYKSFISGMIGVSEIMGGFFALVIASVVLSMEGNWRWIFVIGAGIAVFGVLSRTKLKETREFMNHKLRTNNYDLQTNNKKLNNEKDSKLTILAYFFTEFHYPVCFYTSYVLLGDFYSRKVFQLTSEGVISQNLKVSIFLAILMLFLSFLAKKIHPIKTALVSILIFVILLPFIPYWIHNTTSLFTLLCLQCLVMSFGLSTWGILDSIQYRYISIANRFTTISVIVGIAHPISYIMVSFGSIPLIDYFGYYGLWFLLSPVVIGYFWGVYYFKNLEIKRGAYYNYPNEDLPHDDTAIKEEDYEYDLGDDYNPFKGDCQYKLELLDKLKIISKQEDKKLNMKLIEKAVIFAKKWHGTKMRKTGDHPSYFHPLAVAGMVAEYYCKTDVIVAAILHDVVEDSGCDIELIKNEFNTRIAQIVDRLTKKRIEDGKKVILSFEQTIKKLQALNDYEALFIKKMDRKHNLETIEGLSPEKQKKMAEETNNIFIRLISIIGDKLGIHDKLRLENNIFQLCYRILKRK, from the coding sequence ATGGCAAATACTAAATTAACGAAAAAACAAAAAGAGGCTGTTGGGTTACTTTTAATAGGGACTTTTTTAGAATATTTTGACCTGATGTTGTATATTCATCTGTCGGTATTGCTTAACGAATTGTTTTTTCCAAAAACTGATCCATTAACTACCAAACTACTTATTGCAACAACATTTTGTTTAACTTATTGTCTCAGACCAATAGGTGGATTCATAATAGGTAGAATTGGTGATACTATGGGTAGAAAATTTACTATTATAATTAGCACTTTTATAATGGCATGTTCATGCATATTAATTGCAATTACTCCTACATATGAAGAAATTGGGATAACGGCTACCATAATCATGATTGTATGTAGAATGCTCCAAGGCGTATCTTCCATGGGAGAGATTGTAGGAGTGCAATTATATATAGCGGAGATGTTAAAGCAACCTTATAAATCTTTCATTTCTGGCATGATTGGAGTTTCAGAGATTATGGGAGGGTTTTTTGCTTTAGTAATTGCATCAGTAGTGCTTTCCATGGAGGGAAATTGGAGATGGATTTTTGTTATTGGAGCTGGTATTGCAGTTTTTGGAGTTTTATCAAGAACTAAGTTAAAAGAAACACGAGAGTTTATGAATCATAAATTACGAACTAACAATTATGATTTGCAAACTAACAATAAAAAATTAAATAACGAAAAAGATAGCAAATTAACTATCTTGGCTTATTTTTTTACTGAATTTCATTATCCAGTATGTTTTTATACCTCATATGTACTATTGGGTGATTTTTATTCAAGAAAAGTTTTTCAATTAACTTCTGAAGGAGTTATATCTCAAAATCTTAAAGTGAGCATTTTTTTAGCAATATTGATGTTATTCCTCTCTTTTCTTGCTAAAAAAATACATCCTATTAAAACGGCGCTAGTCAGTATTTTAATTTTTGTAATATTATTACCATTCATTCCTTATTGGATTCATAATACTACAAGCTTATTTACTTTGCTCTGTTTGCAATGCTTAGTTATGTCTTTTGGTCTTTCTACATGGGGAATTCTAGATTCCATACAATACAGGTATATTTCCATTGCTAATCGGTTTACTACAATATCTGTGATAGTGGGGATAGCACATCCAATATCGTATATAATGGTGTCTTTTGGGTCTATACCATTAATTGACTATTTTGGCTATTACGGATTGTGGTTCTTACTTAGCCCAGTTGTTATTGGTTATTTTTGGGGAGTTTACTATTTTAAAAACCTAGAAATAAAGCGAGGGGCTTATTATAATTATCCAAATGAAGACCTACCGCATGATGATACAGCAATAAAAGAGGAAGATTATGAGTATGATTTAGGTGATGACTATAACCCTTTTAAAGGTGATTGTCAATATAAATTAGAATTATTAGATAAATTAAAAATTATTAGTAAACAAGAAGATAAAAAATTAAATATGAAGCTAATAGAGAAAGCTGTTATATTTGCAAAAAAGTGGCATGGTACAAAAATGAGAAAAACAGGAGATCATCCTTCTTATTTTCACCCATTGGCAGTAGCAGGCATGGTAGCAGAATATTACTGCAAAACAGATGTAATTGTTGCAGCCATATTGCATGATGTAGTTGAGGATAGTGGTTGTGATATTGAATTAATAAAAAATGAATTTAACACTCGTATTGCGCAAATTGTTGATAGACTAACAAAAAAAAGAATAGAAGATGGTAAAAAAGTCATTCTATCTTTTGAACAAACAATAAAAAAATTACAAGCGCTAAATGATTATGAAGCCTTGTTCATAAAAAAAATGGATAGAAAGCATAATTTGGAAACTATAGAAGGTCTATCGCCAGAAAAGCAAAAAAAGATGGCCGAAGAAACTAATAATATTTTTATAAGATTAATTAGTATTATTGGAGATAAGTTAGGCATACATGATAAATTGCGACTTGAAAATAACATATTCCAACTATGCTACCGTATTTTAAAAAGAAAATAA
- the alaS gene encoding alanine--tRNA ligase, with amino-acid sequence MLLNDIRESFLNYFQKNNHKILASSTLIPHNDPTLLFTNSGMVQFKNQFTGKEKIEYPRVATSQKCIRAGGKHNDLENVGFTARHHTFFEMLGNFSFGDYFKEKAIFYAWEYLTKELQIDKKKLYITVYHEDIEALNLWKKISNFSDDKIIKIKTNDNFWSMGDVGPCGPCSEIFYDHGEKYFGGLPGTKDENGDRYVEIWNLVFMQYEKLKSGDQINLPKPSIDTGMGLERISAVMQGVNDNYDTDLFKKLINAIIELTGNNQKIVSNKVIADHIRSSCFLIADGVLPSNEGRGYVLRRIMRRAMRHVHNIEYDNNLLSKIAPIFISEMKSSYPELLEARDLIISTLNMEEERFKNTLKNGLKYLNEEIDYLPKDGILSGIKAFKLYDTYGFPLDLTVDILKERNLQLDHQGFETAMQEQKIRAKANWSGSGEIGISPIWYDIYDKFGSTEFIRKENANFVGKIQAIIVNDKSVGFANDGEKAVIITDQTPFYAECGGQIGDKGLINNSKIYDTKLFVGKIHGHFVHLSEKLNVGDEVKLLVNYELRNKIKANHSATHLLHFALRNNLGKHVVQKGSLVNDEKLRFDFTHNKGLTKAELIEVEKLVNTMIIANKRISTNLMNIDNAKKCGAMALFGEKYDDEVRVISMGDSIELCGGTHANYTGEIGLFAISSEESIAAGVRRIEALTGIKALDYFRNKADKTEEIVQLLRCKEENIVNDVSNLQNQIKSLTKINEQCKNELLLLRLEEISVNDNKILLLKLNEQKVDLKSIYDSLKNNAKSVIVLINTDKSNNKTSLLIGVSKDILPQYNAKELLQKCFDIIDGNGGGNSDFAQASGKNINVEEKILNIVKNSL; translated from the coding sequence ACAGGTAAAGAAAAAATAGAATATCCAAGGGTTGCCACTTCTCAAAAATGTATTCGTGCAGGCGGAAAGCACAACGATCTTGAAAATGTTGGATTTACCGCTAGACACCATACATTTTTTGAAATGCTGGGTAATTTTTCATTCGGAGATTATTTTAAAGAAAAAGCAATATTTTATGCGTGGGAATATTTAACTAAAGAGTTACAAATAGATAAGAAAAAACTATATATCACAGTATATCATGAAGATATTGAAGCACTGAACTTATGGAAAAAAATTAGTAACTTCAGTGATGACAAAATAATTAAAATTAAAACAAATGATAATTTTTGGTCAATGGGAGACGTAGGTCCATGTGGACCATGTTCAGAAATTTTTTATGATCACGGAGAAAAATATTTTGGAGGACTTCCAGGAACAAAAGATGAAAATGGTGACAGGTACGTTGAGATATGGAATTTAGTTTTTATGCAATATGAAAAATTAAAATCTGGTGATCAAATCAATCTTCCAAAACCTTCAATAGACACAGGCATGGGTCTAGAAAGAATTAGCGCTGTTATGCAAGGAGTGAATGACAATTATGACACAGATTTATTTAAGAAATTAATAAATGCAATAATTGAACTTACTGGTAATAACCAAAAAATTGTTTCTAATAAAGTAATAGCTGACCATATTCGTTCTTCATGTTTTTTAATTGCGGATGGAGTTTTACCATCAAATGAAGGCAGAGGATATGTTTTAAGAAGAATAATGAGAAGAGCAATGAGGCATGTTCACAACATAGAGTATGACAATAATTTATTGTCAAAAATAGCTCCCATTTTTATTAGTGAAATGAAAAGCTCCTACCCTGAATTATTAGAAGCAAGAGATTTGATAATCTCAACTTTGAATATGGAAGAGGAACGCTTTAAAAATACCTTAAAAAATGGCTTAAAGTATTTAAATGAGGAGATAGATTATCTGCCTAAAGATGGTATTTTGAGTGGAATAAAAGCATTTAAATTATACGATACTTATGGTTTTCCACTTGATTTAACGGTTGATATTTTGAAAGAAAGAAATTTACAACTTGACCATCAAGGTTTTGAAACTGCCATGCAAGAACAAAAGATTAGAGCTAAAGCTAATTGGAGTGGCAGTGGAGAAATAGGAATTTCGCCTATTTGGTATGATATATATGATAAATTTGGAAGTACCGAATTTATAAGAAAGGAGAATGCTAATTTTGTAGGAAAAATTCAAGCAATCATAGTAAATGATAAATCAGTAGGATTTGCAAATGATGGAGAGAAAGCTGTAATTATCACTGATCAAACACCGTTTTATGCAGAATGTGGTGGGCAGATTGGAGATAAGGGTTTAATCAACAATAGTAAAATTTATGATACAAAACTATTTGTAGGAAAAATACATGGACATTTCGTTCATTTATCGGAAAAATTAAATGTGGGAGATGAAGTAAAATTATTAGTAAATTATGAATTAAGAAACAAGATTAAAGCTAATCATTCAGCCACTCACCTTTTACATTTTGCTCTAAGGAATAATTTGGGAAAACATGTAGTTCAAAAGGGTTCCTTAGTAAATGATGAAAAATTAAGATTTGATTTTACACATAACAAAGGTTTGACCAAAGCGGAGCTAATAGAAGTAGAAAAATTGGTGAACACCATGATCATTGCAAATAAAAGGATCTCAACCAACTTAATGAATATTGATAATGCAAAGAAATGTGGCGCAATGGCACTTTTTGGTGAAAAATATGACGATGAGGTTAGGGTTATTTCAATGGGGGATTCAATTGAGTTATGTGGCGGTACTCATGCAAATTATACTGGAGAGATAGGGTTATTTGCAATATCATCTGAAGAGTCAATTGCTGCAGGTGTTAGAAGAATTGAAGCGTTAACCGGCATTAAAGCGCTAGATTATTTTAGAAACAAAGCTGATAAAACTGAAGAAATTGTACAATTGCTAAGATGTAAAGAAGAAAATATAGTTAACGATGTATCTAATTTGCAAAATCAAATCAAGAGTTTAACAAAGATTAATGAGCAATGCAAAAATGAATTACTACTTCTCAGACTAGAAGAAATTAGTGTAAATGATAACAAAATTTTGTTATTAAAATTGAATGAGCAGAAAGTAGACCTCAAAAGTATTTATGATAGCCTTAAAAACAATGCCAAATCTGTTATAGTATTAATTAATACGGATAAATCTAACAATAAAACTTCTCTTCTAATCGGCGTCTCAAAAGATATATTACCTCAATATAATGCCAAAGAATTGCTTCAAAAATGTTTTGATATTATTGATGGAAATGGAGGTGGAAATTCTGATTTTGCCCAAGCCAGCGGTAAAAATATAAATGTAGAAGAAAAAATCCTTAATATTGTTAAAAATTCACTATAA
- a CDS encoding AmpG family muropeptide MFS transporter: MLKKINLIKNILVIFILGISSGLPIVITASILKALLHDYNIDLKTIGVLGLVTIPYSFKFLWSPLIDYCNIPILDKYLGHRKSWILVSQVFLILFIIILGRINPQTNMLMFVAISFLLAFFSATQDICIDAYRIRVLNLNEQGLGASSTTYGYRLGMIISGVGGFYLAELFSWKISLLIMGLVIVPTALVTIMASKIPDENLERKNISLQQSFILPFQMFFKTENCYLIVILVALYKLSDAYLGAMTTPFLLDTGYSKIDIANAVKSLGQIGTLAGVAIGGWLALKIKPGINLFFAEVLAMLSNLPFVLINILPKNLYLLAVVNGFENLTSSISNIAIVAYISNLSKNKYAATYYAILTSITAIGRTIISSSSGFLAEYIGWNNFFVVSSLLSILSLICIYLLFFKKVNGYTQ; encoded by the coding sequence ATGCTAAAAAAAATTAATTTAATTAAAAATATACTAGTTATTTTTATTTTAGGTATCAGCAGTGGATTACCTATTGTAATAACAGCTTCAATATTAAAAGCTCTACTCCATGACTATAACATAGATTTAAAAACAATAGGAGTACTTGGATTGGTTACAATACCATATTCTTTTAAATTTCTTTGGTCGCCTCTTATCGATTATTGTAACATACCAATACTAGATAAGTATTTGGGGCACAGAAAATCATGGATATTAGTATCACAAGTATTCTTAATTCTTTTTATAATTATTTTAGGTAGAATAAACCCACAAACAAATATGCTAATGTTTGTTGCGATATCTTTTTTACTTGCATTTTTCTCAGCAACCCAAGACATATGTATAGACGCATATCGAATAAGAGTATTGAATTTAAATGAACAAGGATTGGGAGCGTCATCAACAACTTATGGTTATAGATTAGGCATGATTATCTCCGGTGTTGGTGGATTTTACTTAGCAGAGTTATTTAGTTGGAAAATTTCTCTTCTAATTATGGGCTTAGTCATTGTGCCAACTGCATTAGTTACAATAATGGCTTCAAAAATACCTGATGAAAATTTAGAAAGGAAAAATATCTCGTTACAACAGTCATTTATTTTACCATTTCAAATGTTTTTTAAAACTGAAAACTGCTACTTAATCGTAATTTTAGTAGCTTTATACAAGCTGAGTGATGCATATCTTGGAGCGATGACAACCCCATTTTTATTAGATACAGGTTATAGCAAAATAGACATAGCCAATGCAGTAAAATCCTTAGGTCAAATTGGAACCTTGGCAGGAGTGGCAATCGGTGGCTGGCTGGCGTTAAAAATAAAACCTGGTATTAATTTATTTTTTGCCGAAGTTTTAGCAATGCTTTCAAATTTACCCTTCGTGTTAATCAATATCTTACCTAAAAATTTATATCTACTAGCTGTTGTAAATGGTTTTGAAAATTTAACAAGTTCAATCAGTAACATTGCAATAGTTGCATATATAAGCAATCTAAGTAAAAATAAATACGCCGCAACTTATTATGCAATTTTAACTTCAATAACCGCTATAGGAAGAACAATTATCTCTTCTTCTTCAGGGTTTTTGGCTGAATATATCGGGTGGAATAATTTTTTTGTTGTTTCCTCTTTACTATCTATACTATCTTTAATATGTATTTATTTATTATTTTTTAAAAAAGTTAATGGATACACCCAATAA
- a CDS encoding Npt1/Npt2 family nucleotide transporter: MINISKYLPIRKQELSKFIVVSLMMVMILFIYSVQRTVKDTIVVSEMGAELLSALKLFATLPAAILIMLIYTKLSNELNKTTIFHILNIFFISYFIVFTFVIYPNISDFHFDFSEIKSNYPYFRYIITIAENWAYSLYYVLAELWGTVMLSLMFWQTANQVFKIDEAKRLYPLFGLVAQLGLIISGELLRLLSNKTIFKGGWAESLRYINLTTLFAGIALSILFWILSNKLVSSEIINAETKKSKKKIGFFEGLRHVFTSKYIGLIALLVICYGVSINIVEGVWKAQAGVVYTNKQDYARFMANLQTYTGLASMVAMICGSYILSIISWRSAAILTPIAILITGGIFFIFSIYQVEIVDLLPFLTLAPIVIAVFIGLLQNILGKATKYSFFDATKEMAYIPLDEALKSKGKAAAEVIGGRLGKSGGALVQQFLLMVVPGSSLVSLSPTLFVVFLIVMVVWLIAVNVLAKEFTKVSKIEN, from the coding sequence ATGATCAATATATCTAAATATTTGCCAATCAGAAAGCAAGAGTTATCTAAATTCATTGTTGTTTCCTTAATGATGGTAATGATTTTGTTCATTTACAGCGTACAGAGAACTGTTAAAGATACAATAGTAGTAAGTGAAATGGGTGCTGAATTACTAAGTGCACTAAAACTTTTTGCAACACTGCCAGCTGCAATTTTGATAATGTTAATTTATACAAAATTATCCAATGAACTAAATAAAACCACTATTTTTCATATACTTAATATATTCTTCATCTCTTACTTTATTGTTTTTACCTTTGTTATATATCCAAATATTTCAGATTTTCATTTTGATTTTAGTGAAATAAAAAGTAATTATCCATATTTTAGGTACATAATAACTATAGCAGAAAATTGGGCATACTCTCTATATTATGTATTAGCTGAATTATGGGGTACTGTGATGCTTTCTTTGATGTTTTGGCAAACTGCAAACCAGGTATTTAAAATAGATGAGGCTAAAAGGTTGTATCCTTTATTTGGCTTAGTTGCTCAACTTGGCCTGATTATATCAGGAGAGCTTTTAAGATTATTATCAAATAAAACTATTTTTAAAGGTGGTTGGGCTGAATCATTAAGATATATAAATTTAACAACTTTATTTGCAGGGATTGCACTCTCAATATTATTTTGGATATTATCGAATAAACTTGTATCAAGTGAAATTATTAATGCTGAAACGAAAAAGAGTAAGAAAAAGATCGGGTTTTTTGAAGGACTACGACATGTATTTACCTCAAAATATATTGGATTGATTGCTTTATTAGTTATCTGTTATGGTGTTTCAATAAACATAGTTGAAGGGGTTTGGAAAGCACAAGCTGGAGTAGTTTATACAAATAAACAGGATTATGCTAGATTTATGGCAAATTTACAAACATACACTGGTCTTGCTAGTATGGTTGCCATGATATGTGGCTCTTATATATTAAGCATTATTTCTTGGAGGTCAGCAGCTATATTAACTCCTATCGCTATCTTAATCACTGGTGGAATATTTTTTATTTTTTCAATATATCAAGTTGAGATTGTTGATTTATTACCGTTTTTAACTTTAGCCCCAATTGTTATTGCTGTGTTCATTGGATTGTTACAAAATATTCTAGGAAAAGCAACGAAGTATTCATTTTTTGATGCTACGAAGGAAATGGCATACATTCCTCTTGATGAGGCATTGAAATCAAAAGGAAAAGCTGCGGCTGAAGTTATTGGTGGTAGGTTAGGTAAATCAGGAGGAGCATTGGTACAGCAATTTTTATTAATGGTTGTTCCAGGTTCTTCGTTGGTGTCACTTTCACCCACTTTATTCGTAGTATTTTTAATTGTTATGGTTGTTTGGTTAATTGCTGTAAACGTGTTAGCTAAAGAATTTACAAAAGTTTCTAAAATTGAAAATTAG
- a CDS encoding Tn3 family transposase: MLQYRIDSELQRNVHRSQNKIEEYHKLRAAIAKVGRRKQLCGKTDPNIEVANQC, encoded by the coding sequence TTGCTACAATATAGGATTGATTCAGAGTTGCAAAGAAATGTACATAGATCACAAAACAAAATAGAAGAATATCATAAATTACGAGCTGCTATAGCCAAAGTTGGTAGAAGAAAGCAATTATGTGGGAAAACAGACCCTAATATTGAAGTTGCTAATCAATGTTAA
- the rpmB gene encoding 50S ribosomal protein L28 encodes MTRKCQIDVNKCVAVGNNVSHSNRKTRRKFFPNMQNYSLISEILGCFVKFRATPSSIRTIEHNHGLDKFLLKTPNSKLASEAIKIKKRLKKALIKKEKGLQTSSNEVVKG; translated from the coding sequence ATGACAAGGAAATGCCAAATTGATGTAAATAAATGCGTTGCTGTGGGTAATAATGTTTCTCACTCAAATAGAAAAACAAGAAGAAAATTTTTCCCAAATATGCAAAATTATTCGCTTATAAGCGAAATTCTTGGTTGTTTTGTTAAATTTAGAGCTACACCAAGTAGCATCAGAACCATTGAACATAACCATGGACTTGATAAGTTTCTCCTTAAAACTCCAAATTCTAAGCTTGCTTCAGAAGCTATAAAGATAAAAAAAAGACTTAAAAAAGCTCTAATCAAAAAAGAAAAGGGGCTACAAACTTCGTCTAATGAAGTAGTGAAAGGATAA